A DNA window from Pseudodesulfovibrio thermohalotolerans contains the following coding sequences:
- a CDS encoding IS4 family transposase, with protein MSGLAQRKARVFSRWNQFVCLAFIHVAARHSMRDGLRNLAVNARKLYHLGAKPVARSTFADANSNRPAAFFQVLFGAVYKQCQAIAPSHKFRFKNKLFSLDASTVKLSLDQFPWASFRENRGGIKLLVLLDHDGYIPSFLEISNARKHESKVAQALTLPKGSIVVFDRGYVCYRWFAALMEAGVFFVTRQKKNMSYKGLKRRPVNKKRGITSDQIIQVMSGGKPLKLRRVGYRDAKTGEHFVYLTSHFSLAARSVAEIYKERWQIEIFFRLIKQNLKIKRFIGTSENAVLSQIYVAMIMYLLVAFLKFTSRVGWSIQEMLQLLQLNVFKRTGLAEFFTPPGEMSKIKDNYPLLGLAG; from the coding sequence GTGTCCGGTTTAGCTCAAAGAAAAGCCCGCGTTTTCAGCCGCTGGAATCAATTTGTCTGCCTTGCATTCATCCATGTCGCAGCTCGGCATTCCATGCGCGATGGTCTGCGCAACCTGGCAGTGAACGCCAGAAAACTTTACCACTTGGGAGCCAAGCCGGTGGCTCGCTCCACCTTTGCCGATGCCAATAGCAATCGTCCGGCAGCGTTCTTTCAGGTCCTGTTCGGTGCGGTGTACAAACAGTGCCAAGCCATCGCTCCCAGCCACAAATTCCGTTTCAAAAACAAGCTGTTCAGCCTCGACGCATCGACTGTCAAACTGAGCCTTGACCAATTTCCTTGGGCTTCGTTTCGAGAAAACCGGGGAGGGATCAAGCTCCTCGTGCTCCTGGATCATGACGGCTACATCCCGTCTTTTCTGGAGATATCCAACGCGAGAAAACACGAATCCAAAGTCGCGCAGGCCCTCACGTTGCCCAAGGGCTCCATCGTCGTGTTCGACCGAGGCTATGTCTGCTACCGCTGGTTCGCCGCACTCATGGAGGCGGGCGTGTTCTTCGTAACCAGGCAAAAGAAAAACATGTCCTACAAGGGCCTCAAACGTCGACCCGTCAACAAAAAACGGGGCATAACTTCCGACCAGATCATTCAGGTTATGAGTGGCGGAAAGCCGCTCAAATTGCGGCGCGTGGGGTACCGCGATGCCAAAACCGGTGAGCACTTCGTATATCTGACCAGCCATTTCTCGCTTGCAGCAAGATCGGTTGCGGAAATCTACAAGGAGCGCTGGCAGATAGAGATTTTCTTCCGGCTGATCAAACAGAATTTGAAAATCAAAAGATTCATCGGGACATCGGAAAATGCCGTGCTCTCGCAAATCTACGTGGCTATGATCATGTATCTTCTGGTGGCGTTCCTGAAATTCACATCCAGGGTCGGCTGGTCCATTCAGGAGATGCTGCAATTGCTGCAACTGAACGTATTCAAGCGTACAGGGCTGGCGGAGTTCTTCACTCCACCAGGAGAAATGTCAAAAATCAAAGACAATTATCCATTATTAGGGTTGGCGGGTTAA
- a CDS encoding LrgB family protein — translation MNEASFWTGAVVQACGWSLLTIGLYLAVKRIYRRWGRWWQMPLALTPLLVIGVVLALHVPYRDYYHSTGWLIILLGPATVAFAVPIYEQRAMIRQYWPILGAGMLVGTATAILTSWLFASLLGIDGALRLSLLPRSISTPFAMDVSRDIGGTADLTAVFVVITGVLGSILGEFMVARLPLRSSLSRGAMLGVAAHAAGTAKAHEIGSEEGSVAGLLMILVGMLNVFGATIFAALS, via the coding sequence ATGAATGAGGCTTCTTTCTGGACCGGCGCGGTAGTGCAGGCCTGCGGCTGGTCCCTGCTGACCATCGGCCTGTATCTCGCGGTCAAACGCATATATCGTCGATGGGGCCGCTGGTGGCAGATGCCTCTGGCTCTGACCCCGCTGTTGGTCATCGGCGTGGTTCTGGCGCTGCACGTCCCCTACCGTGACTACTACCACTCCACGGGCTGGCTCATCATCCTTCTCGGCCCGGCCACCGTGGCCTTTGCCGTGCCCATTTACGAGCAGCGGGCCATGATCCGCCAGTACTGGCCCATCCTCGGCGCGGGCATGTTGGTCGGCACGGCCACGGCCATCCTGACCAGCTGGCTTTTCGCCTCACTGCTCGGCATCGACGGAGCCCTGCGGCTCAGCCTGCTGCCCCGGTCCATCAGCACCCCGTTCGCCATGGACGTGTCCCGCGACATCGGCGGAACAGCGGACCTTACCGCGGTGTTCGTGGTCATTACCGGCGTGCTCGGCTCCATCCTCGGCGAGTTCATGGTTGCCCGCCTCCCCCTGCGCTCCTCCCTGTCGCGCGGCGCCATGCTCGGCGTGGCCGCCCACGCCGCGGGCACGGCCAAGGCGCACGAAATCGGCTCCGAAGAGGGCTCCGTTGCCGGTCTGCTCATGATCCTCGTCGGTATGCTCAACGTTTTCGGCGCTACCATTTTCGCTGCACTGAGCTAA
- a CDS encoding CidA/LrgA family protein, whose protein sequence is MSTRAIAVPFRRKFHHSRLAQIGLLFAVWLASEGFVRTLHIPIPSGIIGMFIVYVLLAWHKVSPLSLRRGAQWYLGEMLLFFIPAVPAVTAHPEFFGLLGLKILAVIFMGTLSVMSVTAITVDLFYRWRVRHE, encoded by the coding sequence ATGAGTACACGAGCAATAGCCGTTCCGTTCCGCAGAAAGTTCCACCACAGCCGTCTGGCCCAGATAGGGCTGCTCTTCGCAGTCTGGCTGGCCAGCGAAGGATTCGTCCGGACCCTCCACATTCCCATTCCTTCGGGCATTATCGGCATGTTCATCGTGTATGTCCTGCTGGCCTGGCACAAGGTCAGCCCCTTGAGCCTGCGCCGGGGCGCCCAGTGGTACCTCGGGGAAATGCTCCTGTTCTTCATCCCGGCCGTGCCCGCCGTCACGGCGCACCCGGAATTCTTCGGGCTGCTCGGCCTCAAGATTCTGGCCGTCATATTCATGGGCACGCTGTCCGTGATGAGCGTCACGGCCATAACCGTTGATTTGTTCTATCGTTGGAGGGTTCGTCATGAATGA
- a CDS encoding LysR family transcriptional regulator, translated as MEFRKIQMFVEVVRQQGFSRAAEVLFTTQSTVSKAVRQLENELDSCLLDRGVRGVVMTDAGEVVFRRGERLLAERGDMLREMDELRGLARGTLVLGLPQIGAGALFAPVFTEYRKRFPGVEIRLVEHGSDQLEEVLRAGGVELAASLLPVPGDFEWLPVRREPLVALLSPDHPQADLESMPLDRVRDVPFILFEDGFALNRIILGACRRRGFEPSVITKSSQIGFICSLAEAGLGVAFLPRLIAEERRGDAVRLVRLEEPDTDWDMAVIWRRGGYLSSAARAWLDVVRDLYGGSGRSV; from the coding sequence ATGGAATTTCGAAAGATTCAAATGTTTGTGGAAGTGGTCCGGCAACAGGGATTTTCCCGTGCGGCCGAGGTGTTGTTCACCACGCAGTCCACGGTGAGCAAGGCGGTGCGCCAGTTGGAGAACGAGTTGGACTCCTGTTTGTTGGACCGGGGCGTGCGGGGCGTGGTCATGACCGACGCGGGCGAGGTGGTCTTTCGCCGGGGGGAGCGGCTGCTGGCCGAGCGGGGCGACATGCTTCGCGAGATGGATGAGCTGCGCGGCCTGGCCAGGGGCACTCTTGTGCTCGGCCTGCCCCAGATCGGAGCCGGCGCACTGTTCGCGCCTGTGTTCACTGAATACCGCAAGCGGTTTCCCGGCGTGGAGATCCGGCTGGTAGAACACGGCAGCGATCAACTGGAGGAGGTCCTGCGGGCCGGGGGCGTGGAGCTGGCCGCTTCGCTGTTGCCCGTGCCCGGGGATTTCGAGTGGCTGCCGGTGCGCAGAGAGCCGCTCGTGGCCCTGCTTTCGCCCGATCATCCCCAGGCGGACCTGGAATCCATGCCCCTGGATCGTGTGCGCGACGTGCCGTTCATCCTATTCGAGGACGGGTTCGCCCTGAACCGGATCATCCTGGGTGCGTGCCGCCGCCGGGGATTCGAACCTTCGGTCATCACCAAGAGCAGCCAGATCGGCTTCATATGCAGCCTCGCCGAGGCCGGGCTGGGCGTGGCTTTTCTGCCCAGGCTCATCGCCGAGGAGCGGCGCGGGGACGCCGTGCGCCTTGTCAGGCTGGAGGAGCCGGACACGGACTGGGACATGGCCGTGATCTGGCGCAGGGGCGGGTATCTGTCCAGCGCGGCCCGGGCTTGGCTCGATGTGGTCCGCGACCTTTACGGCGGGAGCGGGCGGTCCGTTTAG
- a CDS encoding ABC transporter permease translates to MKGAHHGSLSNIFTLGIKEFRSLLHDKAMLFLILFMFTAMVYADAKAKPESLNRATVAVVDEDQSQLSSRIITALHPPQFTVPELITLREMDKDMDSGRHTFVLDIPPDFERDVMAGRGPDLQLNVDATRLSQAQTGTSYLQNIVDGEIRAYVQRHRASAATPVELNVRVFFNPNVSEFWFAAINSIVNNITLLGILLTGAALIRENEHGTIEHLLVMPVTPLEIMLSKVWSMGLVVLVVSSVSLHVMVQGVLGVTINGSTLLFACCTLLYLFAAASIGIYMATLTRTMPQFGLLAILVLLPLEILSGGATPRESMPETIQWIMSLAPTTHYVSLAQAILFRGAGFSIIWPSFLAMAAIGAFFFWFAHRRLRRMISSLR, encoded by the coding sequence ATGAAGGGCGCACACCACGGCAGCCTGTCCAATATCTTCACACTGGGGATCAAGGAATTCCGCAGCCTGCTGCACGACAAGGCCATGCTTTTCCTGATCCTTTTCATGTTCACGGCCATGGTATACGCCGACGCCAAGGCCAAGCCGGAATCCCTGAACCGCGCCACGGTGGCCGTGGTGGACGAGGACCAGTCCCAGCTCTCCAGCCGGATCATCACCGCCCTGCACCCGCCACAGTTCACGGTGCCCGAGCTTATCACCCTGCGCGAAATGGACAAGGACATGGACTCCGGCCGACACACCTTCGTTCTGGACATTCCGCCCGATTTCGAACGGGACGTCATGGCCGGACGGGGCCCGGACCTGCAACTCAACGTGGACGCCACCCGACTGTCCCAGGCCCAGACCGGCACCAGCTACCTGCAAAACATCGTGGACGGCGAAATCCGGGCCTACGTCCAACGCCACCGGGCTTCGGCGGCCACGCCCGTGGAACTGAACGTGCGGGTCTTTTTCAACCCCAACGTCAGCGAGTTCTGGTTCGCGGCAATCAATTCCATCGTCAACAACATCACGTTGCTCGGCATCCTTTTGACCGGCGCGGCGCTCATCCGCGAGAACGAGCACGGGACCATCGAGCACCTTCTGGTCATGCCGGTCACGCCGCTGGAAATCATGCTCTCCAAGGTCTGGTCCATGGGGCTGGTGGTTTTGGTGGTCTCGTCCGTATCGCTCCACGTCATGGTCCAAGGCGTGCTCGGCGTGACCATCAACGGCTCCACCCTGCTCTTCGCCTGCTGCACCCTGCTCTACCTGTTCGCAGCAGCCTCCATAGGCATCTACATGGCCACCCTGACCAGAACCATGCCCCAGTTCGGCCTGCTGGCCATACTGGTCCTCCTGCCCCTGGAAATTCTGTCGGGCGGTGCCACCCCACGCGAAAGTATGCCCGAAACCATTCAGTGGATCATGTCCCTGGCCCCGACCACCCACTATGTTTCCCTGGCACAGGCCATCCTCTTCCGCGGAGCCGGATTCTCGATCATCTGGCCGTCCTTCCTGGCCATGGCCGCCATCGGCGCGTTCTTCTTCTGGTTCGCCCACCGCAGACTGCGCCGCATGATCAGCTCCCTGCGCTGA
- the rbbA gene encoding ribosome-associated ATPase/putative transporter RbbA, producing the protein MTPAPNGAEPRPAPVVRLSSVTHRYGSTLAADNVSLELPAGKLVGFIGPDGVGKSTWLGLIAGARKIQAGEVEVLGGDIRDRRHREALFPRIAYMPQGLGKNLYPTLSVRENIDFFGRLFGQSKPERVRRIKKLLQSTGMSAFADRPALKLSGGMKQKLSLCCSLMHDPDLLILDEPTTGVDPLSRRQFWELIERIRAERPGMNVLIATAYMEEAERFDWLVAVDQGRKLAEGSPAELRERTETKTLEEAFLALLPEERKRGHRELRIPPLDRGETVIEARGLTMRFGNFTAVDNVTLSVGRGEIFGFIGSNGCGKSTTMKMLTGLLEPTKGEALLLGHKLDARDMATRRRVGYLSQAFSLYGELSVRSNLEMHAKLFHLRPDEAARRIGELEDRFDLARFSNALPNDLPLGIRQRLQLAVAVLHKPDVLILDEPTSGVDPVARDEFWELLIDLSRKDGVTIFISTHFMNEALRCDRVSLMHAGRILATDSPEELRKKRDAATLEEAFIDYLEEITGEETESGEEGSFATRENTSPGRHHPRFSLPRLLSFSVRETMELRRDPIRMGMALFGTMLLMLVMGYGINLDVEDLTFASLDQDQTLASQNYVLEYEGSRYFSPQTPISSPAEMDRRMIAGEVSVTLQIPPNFGRDLARGNTPQAAAWVDGAMPSRAEIARGYAQGVHLEYLAKLAARSGGAAQSLYDMPVRYRYNPEMKSIIAMVPKVIPLLLVFIPSMLTALGVVREKEMGSILNVYTTPVTKFEFLMGKQLPYIALSMINFAFMFILAVTLFKVPFTGSLLALTAGALIYVTATTGLGLLTSTLTSSQVAAMAGTAIFTLLPAIQFSGLLDPVSSLEGAGRFIGSIYPTTYYLLISGGAFSKGLGFADLAGFFWPLLAAIPTTTILSVLFLRKQGV; encoded by the coding sequence ATGACGCCCGCCCCGAACGGTGCGGAGCCAAGGCCGGCCCCCGTGGTTCGGCTCTCGTCCGTGACCCATCGCTACGGCTCCACCCTAGCTGCGGACAACGTCAGCCTGGAGCTGCCCGCCGGAAAGCTGGTCGGCTTCATCGGCCCGGACGGTGTGGGCAAGTCCACCTGGCTCGGGCTCATCGCCGGAGCGCGCAAAATACAGGCGGGCGAGGTCGAAGTCTTGGGCGGCGACATCCGCGACCGCCGCCACAGGGAAGCCCTGTTCCCGCGCATCGCCTACATGCCCCAGGGGCTCGGCAAGAACCTCTACCCGACCTTGTCCGTGCGGGAAAACATCGATTTTTTCGGCCGCCTCTTCGGCCAATCGAAGCCGGAGCGCGTCCGCCGCATCAAAAAGCTGCTCCAAAGCACCGGCATGAGCGCGTTCGCGGACCGGCCCGCCCTGAAGCTTTCCGGCGGCATGAAGCAGAAGCTCAGCCTGTGCTGTTCCCTGATGCACGACCCGGACCTGCTCATCCTGGACGAACCCACCACCGGCGTTGACCCACTCTCGCGGCGGCAGTTCTGGGAACTCATCGAACGCATCCGGGCCGAACGGCCGGGAATGAACGTGCTCATAGCCACAGCTTACATGGAGGAGGCCGAACGGTTCGACTGGCTGGTGGCCGTGGATCAGGGCAGGAAGCTCGCCGAGGGAAGCCCGGCGGAACTGCGGGAACGCACGGAAACCAAGACCCTTGAAGAGGCGTTCCTGGCCCTGCTGCCCGAGGAGCGCAAACGCGGCCACCGCGAGTTGCGGATTCCGCCGCTGGACAGGGGCGAGACGGTCATCGAGGCCCGTGGCCTGACCATGCGCTTCGGCAATTTCACTGCTGTGGACAATGTGACCCTGTCCGTCGGACGGGGCGAGATATTTGGATTCATCGGCTCCAACGGGTGCGGCAAGTCCACCACCATGAAGATGCTCACCGGGCTGCTCGAACCGACCAAGGGCGAGGCCCTGCTCCTGGGCCACAAGCTGGACGCCCGCGATATGGCCACCCGGCGGCGGGTGGGCTACCTGTCCCAGGCGTTTTCCCTGTACGGCGAATTATCCGTGCGCAGCAACCTGGAGATGCACGCCAAGCTTTTTCATCTCCGCCCGGACGAGGCGGCCCGGCGCATCGGCGAGCTGGAGGACCGTTTCGACCTCGCCCGATTCAGCAACGCCTTGCCCAACGACCTCCCGCTGGGCATCCGGCAGCGGCTGCAACTGGCCGTGGCCGTGCTGCACAAGCCCGACGTTCTCATCCTGGACGAGCCCACCTCGGGCGTGGACCCCGTGGCTCGCGACGAGTTCTGGGAACTGCTCATCGATCTGTCCCGCAAGGACGGCGTGACCATCTTCATCAGTACCCATTTCATGAACGAAGCCCTGCGTTGCGACCGGGTCTCCCTGATGCACGCGGGCCGGATACTGGCCACGGACTCGCCCGAAGAGCTGCGAAAGAAGCGCGACGCCGCCACCCTTGAGGAAGCCTTCATCGACTACCTCGAAGAAATCACGGGCGAGGAGACGGAATCCGGCGAAGAGGGCTCCTTCGCGACCCGGGAAAACACGAGCCCGGGCAGGCACCACCCCCGATTCAGCCTGCCCCGCCTGCTCAGCTTCTCGGTCCGCGAAACCATGGAGCTTAGGCGCGACCCCATCCGAATGGGCATGGCCCTGTTCGGCACGATGCTGCTCATGCTGGTCATGGGCTACGGCATCAACCTGGATGTGGAGGACCTGACCTTCGCTTCCCTGGACCAGGACCAGACCCTGGCCAGCCAGAATTATGTCCTCGAATACGAAGGCTCGCGGTATTTCTCGCCCCAAACTCCGATATCGAGCCCGGCCGAGATGGACAGGCGCATGATTGCGGGCGAAGTGTCCGTGACCCTCCAGATTCCGCCGAATTTCGGCCGCGACCTGGCCCGTGGCAACACGCCGCAGGCGGCGGCGTGGGTCGACGGGGCCATGCCGAGCCGGGCCGAGATCGCCCGCGGATACGCCCAGGGGGTGCACCTGGAATACCTGGCCAAGCTGGCCGCCCGTTCGGGCGGCGCGGCCCAGTCCCTCTACGACATGCCGGTGCGCTACAGATACAACCCGGAGATGAAAAGCATCATCGCCATGGTGCCCAAGGTCATCCCCCTGCTTCTGGTGTTCATACCGTCCATGCTCACGGCCCTGGGGGTGGTCCGCGAAAAGGAGATGGGCTCCATCCTCAACGTCTATACCACGCCGGTGACCAAGTTCGAATTCCTGATGGGCAAACAACTGCCCTATATTGCCCTCTCCATGATAAATTTCGCCTTCATGTTCATCCTGGCCGTGACCCTGTTCAAAGTCCCCTTCACGGGCAGTCTGCTCGCCCTGACGGCGGGTGCGCTGATCTACGTCACCGCCACAACCGGGCTGGGTCTGCTCACCTCCACGCTGACCTCAAGCCAGGTGGCGGCCATGGCCGGAACGGCCATCTTCACGCTGCTTCCGGCCATCCAGTTCTCCGGACTCCTCGATCCGGTCTCCAGCCTGGAGGGCGCGGGCAGGTTCATCGGATCTATTTATCCGACCACATACTATCTGCTCATCAGCGGGGGCGCCTTTTCAAAGGGGCTGGGCTTCGCCGATCTGGCCGGATTCTTCTGGCCGCTGCTGGCAGCCATCCCCACGACCACGATCCTGAGCGTGCTGTTCCTCAGGAAGCAGGGGGTGTAG
- a CDS encoding HlyD family secretion protein translates to MKRAYGPLLTGLVIFSILAAAGVWYWLNLNGVEEGFAEGNGRIEATEISVAAKWGGKVAEVLADEGDYVEAGDVVARMDMLTEKAQVAEARADLAKAESALETARAQVFQREAEVATAKADLARQKSLLDVARKSDRRIQTLVKSGVVSQQDADNSRGDLQTALAGRRAAQAQVKAAEAAAEATRAQVSQAQANINAAKAVVARLEQTLEDGILRAPKSGRVQYRVVEPGEVVASGGRIVSLVDLTDVYMTFFLPEIEAGRTAMGDEARVILDAAPQYIIPAKISYVSSVAQFTPKAVETRDERQKLMFRIKARIDPDLLRRYARYVKTGLPGVAYVRIEHDRPWPDRLAVNLPEATR, encoded by the coding sequence ATGAAGCGCGCATACGGGCCCCTGCTGACGGGCCTGGTCATATTCTCCATCCTGGCCGCCGCCGGCGTCTGGTACTGGCTCAACCTGAACGGAGTCGAGGAAGGCTTTGCCGAAGGCAACGGCCGTATCGAGGCCACGGAGATCAGCGTTGCCGCCAAGTGGGGCGGCAAGGTGGCCGAAGTCCTGGCCGACGAAGGCGACTATGTGGAGGCGGGCGACGTGGTGGCCCGCATGGACATGCTGACCGAAAAGGCCCAGGTGGCCGAAGCCCGCGCCGACCTTGCCAAGGCCGAGAGCGCCTTGGAAACGGCCAGGGCGCAGGTCTTCCAGCGCGAGGCCGAGGTGGCCACGGCCAAGGCGGACCTGGCCAGGCAGAAGAGCCTGCTCGACGTGGCCCGCAAGAGCGACAGGCGCATCCAGACCCTGGTCAAGAGCGGCGTGGTCTCGCAGCAGGACGCGGACAACAGCCGGGGCGACCTGCAAACCGCCCTGGCGGGCCGACGCGCCGCCCAGGCCCAGGTCAAGGCGGCCGAAGCCGCGGCCGAGGCTACACGCGCCCAGGTCTCCCAGGCGCAGGCCAACATCAACGCGGCCAAGGCCGTGGTGGCCCGTCTGGAACAGACCCTGGAAGACGGCATACTGCGCGCGCCCAAGTCGGGGCGGGTCCAGTACCGCGTGGTCGAGCCCGGCGAGGTGGTCGCCTCCGGCGGCCGGATCGTCAGCCTGGTTGACCTGACCGACGTATACATGACCTTTTTTCTGCCCGAGATCGAAGCCGGACGCACGGCTATGGGCGACGAGGCGCGCGTGATCCTCGACGCCGCGCCGCAGTATATCATTCCGGCCAAAATCTCCTATGTGTCCAGCGTAGCCCAGTTCACGCCCAAGGCCGTTGAGACCCGCGACGAGCGCCAGAAGCTGATGTTCCGCATCAAGGCCCGCATCGACCCTGACCTGCTCCGCCGCTACGCCAGGTACGTCAAGACCGGCCTGCCCGGCGTGGCCTACGTCCGCATCGAACATGACAGGCCGTGGCCCGACAGGCTGGCGGTGAACCTCCCGGAGGCGACCAGATGA
- a CDS encoding TetR/AcrR family transcriptional regulator yields MRKRLESEVRRGQIAEAALKLVVSEGVSALTVKNIAREVGVTPPALYRHYAGKTEILTAALDHIVGIYAESRRRAFRETEDPVEQLKTLFFSHVRLFERHPAVPVFFYSDLLWREEPILGRRLNRHLKELEDELTEVFRQGQKAGRIRTDEPPKQIFIAFLGLFSSLGLLAGRELFRLNIKSQAKTNWRIFETYITNMEARPKQAGKKRDNCEVIP; encoded by the coding sequence ATGAGAAAACGTCTCGAAAGCGAAGTCCGGAGGGGACAGATCGCCGAAGCCGCCCTGAAGCTGGTGGTCTCGGAGGGGGTCTCCGCCCTGACGGTCAAGAACATCGCCAGGGAGGTGGGGGTCACGCCTCCGGCCCTGTACCGGCACTATGCCGGGAAGACGGAAATCCTGACAGCCGCACTGGACCACATCGTCGGCATCTACGCGGAGAGCCGCCGACGGGCCTTTCGGGAGACCGAAGACCCGGTGGAACAGCTCAAGACCCTCTTCTTTTCCCACGTGCGCCTGTTCGAGCGGCACCCGGCCGTGCCGGTCTTCTTCTATTCGGACCTGCTCTGGCGAGAGGAACCGATCCTGGGCAGGCGGCTCAACCGCCACCTGAAGGAACTCGAAGACGAGCTCACCGAGGTCTTCCGCCAGGGCCAGAAAGCGGGACGCATACGGACCGACGAACCGCCCAAACAGATCTTCATCGCTTTTCTCGGCCTGTTTTCCTCCCTCGGCCTGCTGGCCGGGCGCGAACTGTTCCGCCTGAACATCAAGAGCCAGGCCAAAACCAACTGGCGAATTTTCGAAACCTACATCACCAATATGGAAGCCCGCCCGAAACAGGCGGGCAAGAAACGCGACAACTGCGAGGTGATCCCATGA
- a CDS encoding universal stress protein produces the protein MFKNVLLDLGAQMDADLIASTVEFCLRADARLTILNVFDEPPEAVSDYFSTLDLDLWTILHEHHQAQITSILPENAKTLDRTSVELRWGTDFVEAIRLVRDGGFDLLITGSIAPGGTPDNLAMNLMRKCPCPVWIHRGNLWKGAVRILAAVNTSDVSCENRALNEKILTHAARLNEILRGHLHVVTCWSGYMESVLTSPRFNKKEKTEYLEHEQIHTQRELDNLFAAAGLPDEVKDKIIHGNPAKIIPAYATEQKMDVVVMGSVARTGVPGLVVGNTVERIVSTVDSSVLVIKPNEFVSPVL, from the coding sequence ATGTTCAAGAACGTACTGCTGGATCTGGGTGCTCAAATGGACGCCGATCTGATCGCCTCCACAGTGGAATTCTGTCTGAGGGCCGACGCCCGGCTGACGATCCTCAACGTCTTCGATGAACCGCCGGAAGCAGTATCCGATTACTTCTCCACCCTCGATCTGGACCTGTGGACGATTCTCCACGAACACCATCAGGCCCAAATCACCAGCATCCTGCCCGAGAACGCCAAAACCCTGGACCGGACATCCGTGGAACTCCGATGGGGCACGGACTTCGTGGAGGCCATCAGGCTGGTGCGGGACGGCGGCTTCGATCTGCTCATCACCGGCTCGATCGCCCCCGGCGGCACGCCCGACAACTTGGCCATGAACCTCATGCGCAAATGTCCCTGCCCGGTCTGGATTCATCGCGGCAACCTATGGAAGGGCGCGGTCCGCATCCTGGCCGCAGTGAACACCTCGGACGTGTCCTGCGAGAACCGCGCGCTGAACGAAAAGATTCTGACCCACGCCGCCCGGCTCAACGAAATCCTGCGCGGCCACCTGCACGTCGTCACCTGCTGGTCGGGCTACATGGAATCCGTGCTGACCAGCCCCCGGTTCAACAAAAAGGAAAAGACCGAATACCTCGAACACGAACAGATCCACACCCAACGCGAACTGGACAACCTGTTCGCAGCGGCCGGGCTCCCCGACGAGGTCAAGGACAAAATCATCCACGGCAACCCGGCCAAGATCATTCCTGCATACGCGACCGAGCAGAAGATGGACGTCGTGGTCATGGGCAGCGTGGCCCGCACCGGCGTTCCGGGCCTGGTCGTGGGCAACACCGTCGAACGCATCGTCTCCACCGTGGACAGCTCCGTCCTGGTCATCAAGCCGAATGAATTCGTCTCCCCTGTGCTGTAG